TAGATGAGCTCCGTTTCGCGAAGCTGAAGAAGCTGGCAAGGGTGGAGAGAACGGATCTGGTCACGCTGATCGACGATCTGGTCGGACGATCCGGGCCGCTGGGGCCTCTGACAAGGGCGGAGCTCGGTAGGTTTATGGATTTCGTTCACTCGCTCTCCGAGCTCGCCGGCGAGGAGAGGGTGAGCCGGATCGGAATGGAGCTTTTCAAGAGGCTCGAGCCGATGAGATCACCCTTCAGGAGGGATGATGTGGATCTGATACTCTCCGAGCAGGTTCCGATCGAATCGGCAGCCGATGTGATCCATAGCGCCCTGCTCCGCGGCGAGAGCTTCCATATCAGTTATCAGGGTGGGCTTGATGAGAGATGCGCCGCCGTTCTCCTTGAGAGGGTTCTCGGAGGATATCTCGGGGCGGAGATCTCCGAGGACGGGCTTCCCATAAGGATAGAGGGGAAGATCAAGCTGGGCGATCCCCAAAACCCCATCGAGGTCGAAACCGTCGGATCGTTGACGCTGATGTCGTTGAACATATGCAGGAGGGTGGTCGAATACCTCGAACGGCCCGATCTGGGGGACGTGGTGGTCTACGATCTGGAGACCATAGGCAGCGATCCGCGAAGGGCGGAGATCATCGAGATAGGGGCCTTGAAGCTCGACGAGCAGGGCAGGGAGGTGGGCAGGTTTTACTCGCTGGTCAGGCCGAAGACATCTATCCCCAGATCCAGCACGCTCGTCCACGGGATAACGGATGCAGAGGTTAAGGACGCCCCGTCGATAGAGGAGATCCTGCCCGATTTCCTCGATTTTATCGGCTCCGATATAATCGCCGGCCACAACGTGGAACAGTTCGACAACCTCGTGCTGGATAGAGCCCTGTCGAGATATATGAACACAAGGCTTTCCAACGTGACATATGACACGATGAAGGTGGCGCAGAGGCTTTATCCGCGGGAGAGCGGTGAGCTCGGCGCCTTGGCGGAGAGGTTCTCCATAGATCATGGACGACTCCATCGGGCGCACAGGGACGCCGAGCTGACCGCAAGGTTGATCAGAAAACTTGAGGAGGAAAGCGCCAGGCGAAGGATCGTCGAGAGCATGCTCGATCTGTTGCCGCTCGTCGCGGTGGGAATCAAGGATTCAGGGGATGAATCGCCGATTGCTCAGGCATATCTGAGGGCCGCCGCCAGGTATCTCAAAACTACCCCTATCTCCGTTGCGCTTGATCCGATGAATGAGGATGAATCGGCGGAGATCATCCTGAGAGATGTTCGCAGCATGATGATAGGCGAGGATGCCGAGGATACGGAGTGGAACGCCGCCAAATCCGAGCTGATGAACAGGATCATACGGTTCGAAAACCAGAGCGCCGATAAAAGCCTTTCGGCCTTCCTGGACTATCACGCCCTGCTGGCGGGGGTGGACGAGTACAGAGCCGAGAAGGACAAGATCACGCTGATGACGCTTCACTCGGCTAAGGGGACGGAGTTCCCCGTCGTGATAATCATCGGCATGGAGGAGGGTGAGCTGCCGCTTTACAGCTCACCTCTGGAGCTTTTAGAGGAGGAGAGACGGCTCTGTTACGTCGGGATGACGAGAGCCAAAGAGAGGTTGTATCTGGTCACGGCGCTCTGGAGACGGGGGATCACCGAGGGGAGGGTATCCCGCTTCGTAGGTGAGATACCCCCGAGATTGATGGATCGCTGGGCCAAGCGGGGGTCTGTCAAGAATTTTGTGTAAAATCCTCCTCATAATCCCAGAAGCCTATGTTCTCCCTGACGGTGAGGATATAGTGGGCGAAGTCCTGAAATGATGGATCATCTCTACAACTCAGTTTATTTGTCTAATGTGGCCGTGTTATTTACCTCGCTGCCATGAACGGCGAAGAAGAGCATCTGGGAAATCCGTTTGAGAAACATCTGGGCAATTCCGGCAAGAACGGCATAGAAGATCCGCTTTTTCAGCGAAAGCGCCTCCAGAGATCGGGCGAAAAAGAGGAGGACGCATAACCCAAAGAACAGGCATAGCGAATCCCGGTCGGCGTATCCCGCCGAGCTGCGGATGAAAGCAGAGGGGACAGCGGCAAGTAGAAAAACGGCACCCGACGCTGTCAGCCGATCAAATAGCCCTTTAACGAGGAGGTAGAGTGCCACCTGGGAGAGAGCGAACCATATGAGTGGGTAGATCAAAGCCGCGTCAGATAGGGTGAATGAATGGCGTATCCATCGTACCGATTTGTAAATCCAGGCAAGAAGGTAAGAGGAGAGGCTGAGTTGACGGGTGAGATCGCGCCCGAGGGGGGCCCACCGCATCATATCCCGCTCGGGCAACCCCCCGGTTTCAGCGATGATCTTCGCCTGACGGACGAAACGGTAGACATCCGTATCGAGCCAGCCATCCCGAACGAGAGGAACCACCTGCAACCGCAGGTAAATCCCCAGGGCGATAGCAATCCCCACGGCCAGCGTTAGGAAAACCCGTTTCACCTGAAATCGCTTAATAATTCCGGAGATCAATGGTGACTACTTCAGATGGCTCACTCTGTCCGGGAAGCCGTAGCCATATCTCCTCCACGCCATCCCAACCAAGACATGGACCGGGAGGAAGCTTCGCCTTCTCCTCCCA
This is a stretch of genomic DNA from Candidatus Poribacteria bacterium. It encodes these proteins:
- a CDS encoding UvrD-helicase domain-containing protein, giving the protein MNEKQIEAVRHIDGPLLVLAGPGTGKTRVITHKVAHLIRNVKIPPESIMAVTFTNKAAEEMRERVIRLIGSTIHQIWMGTFHAACVNVLREDSEKIGLDKHFVIFDRQMQDELISECLRDLNIGRGRYQIWFIRDIISAQKAKMKPMERLEEIYTRDGEIISDPQEVETLSEIIRLYQEKLQGYKALDFDDILLYAVRLLREVDDVRDKYRERAGYILVDEFQDINLAQYEFLRLISDADMRKCVTVVADEDQSIYSWRGSSPRFIDSFIEEFNPRVIELEINYRSTSDILEAAQSLIRHNRRHRTKDLSPDNSSVGRIIHYTVDTAEEEANLVARLITRLIREARYSPGDIAIFYRRHALADTLEEFLARSGFRITRVKPEAILTESVLGKLIALLRFINWGLDLDLERAMNFPRTIVDELRFAKLKKLARVERTDLVTLIDDLVGRSGPLGPLTRAELGRFMDFVHSLSELAGEERVSRIGMELFKRLEPMRSPFRRDDVDLILSEQVPIESAADVIHSALLRGESFHISYQGGLDERCAAVLLERVLGGYLGAEISEDGLPIRIEGKIKLGDPQNPIEVETVGSLTLMSLNICRRVVEYLERPDLGDVVVYDLETIGSDPRRAEIIEIGALKLDEQGREVGRFYSLVRPKTSIPRSSTLVHGITDAEVKDAPSIEEILPDFLDFIGSDIIAGHNVEQFDNLVLDRALSRYMNTRLSNVTYDTMKVAQRLYPRESGELGALAERFSIDHGRLHRAHRDAELTARLIRKLEEESARRRIVESMLDLLPLVAVGIKDSGDESPIAQAYLRAAARYLKTTPISVALDPMNEDESAEIILRDVRSMMIGEDAEDTEWNAAKSELMNRIIRFENQSADKSLSAFLDYHALLAGVDEYRAEKDKITLMTLHSAKGTEFPVVIIIGMEEGELPLYSSPLELLEEERRLCYVGMTRAKERLYLVTALWRRGITEGRVSRFVGEIPPRLMDRWAKRGSVKNFV
- a CDS encoding glycosyltransferase family 39 protein, whose protein sequence is MKRVFLTLAVGIAIALGIYLRLQVVPLVRDGWLDTDVYRFVRQAKIIAETGGLPERDMMRWAPLGRDLTRQLSLSSYLLAWIYKSVRWIRHSFTLSDAALIYPLIWFALSQVALYLLVKGLFDRLTASGAVFLLAAVPSAFIRSSAGYADRDSLCLFFGLCVLLFFARSLEALSLKKRIFYAVLAGIAQMFLKRISQMLFFAVHGSEVNNTATLDK